In Flavobacterium sp. CBA20B-1, one DNA window encodes the following:
- a CDS encoding FUSC family protein, which produces MLQFPKMELFWTLLSIILVISPEGKDSQKLTLERVRSNFIGSIVGLLCFLIHATNIYVLLLGIVATIVICYLFKVMNMSRVAIVAFLIVMLQSHTLEQSIAPIFRFLTVAFGCFIGLSITVSTSIVIQKLRKHYNI; this is translated from the coding sequence ATGTTACAATTCCCAAAAATGGAACTTTTCTGGACGTTGCTATCCATAATTTTAGTGATTTCACCAGAAGGTAAAGATTCACAGAAGTTAACTTTAGAACGTGTTCGGTCTAACTTTATTGGTTCAATAGTAGGTTTGCTTTGTTTTTTAATCCACGCAACCAATATATATGTATTGCTTTTAGGAATTGTGGCAACCATTGTTATTTGTTATCTATTTAAAGTAATGAATATGAGCCGAGTGGCAATTGTCGCATTTTTAATAGTGATGCTACAATCGCATACTTTAGAGCAATCAATTGCGCCCATTTTTCGTTTTCTTACAGTAGCATTCGGGTGTTTTATAGGCTTATCTATCACTGTTTCCACTTCAATTGTTATTCAAAAATTACGCAAACATTATAATATTTAA
- a CDS encoding RNA methyltransferase: protein MKKLILDELNRKNTDEFKLATKTPIIVVLDDIRSLHNIGSFFRTCDAFLIEKIYLCGITATPPNKEIHKTALGATETVEWAHEKNVVELVQRLKAENVRIVSLEQVEGSVMLHDFQPEKQTKYALFFGNEVKGVHQEVINQSDYVVEIPQFGTKHSLNVSVSGGIVIWDVFQKMQANS from the coding sequence ATGAAAAAACTGATTTTAGACGAATTGAACCGAAAAAACACAGATGAATTTAAACTAGCAACAAAAACGCCTATAATTGTGGTGCTTGATGATATTAGAAGTTTACACAATATTGGCTCGTTTTTTAGAACCTGCGATGCTTTTTTAATTGAAAAAATTTATTTGTGTGGAATTACCGCAACACCGCCCAACAAGGAAATTCATAAAACAGCTTTAGGAGCTACCGAAACCGTGGAATGGGCACATGAAAAAAACGTGGTTGAATTGGTGCAACGATTGAAAGCAGAAAATGTGCGAATTGTTTCTTTAGAACAAGTTGAAGGTTCGGTTATGTTGCACGATTTCCAGCCAGAAAAGCAAACAAAATATGCCTTGTTTTTTGGTAACGAAGTGAAAGGTGTGCATCAAGAAGTTATCAACCAAAGCGATTATGTGGTTGAAATTCCGCAATTTGGTACTAAACATTCTTTAAATGTATCTGTAAGCGGGGGTATTGTGATATGGGATGTTTTTCAGAAAATGCAAGCTAATTCATAG